One region of Sphingomonas abietis genomic DNA includes:
- a CDS encoding HIG1 domain-containing protein, translating to MQTVLAIIVLLFALAALVALMRGIVMFLRTKSEELRGDPSAGPSPSSLRQNRMMWRRIQFQALAVIAAVLFLLLAHPHGH from the coding sequence ATGCAGACCGTCCTTGCGATCATCGTCCTGCTGTTCGCCTTGGCGGCGCTGGTTGCGCTCATGCGCGGGATCGTGATGTTCCTGCGTACCAAAAGCGAGGAATTGCGCGGCGATCCTTCCGCCGGGCCAAGCCCGTCGAGCCTGCGGCAGAACCGGATGATGTGGCGGCGCATCCAGTTCCAGGCGCTGGCGGTGATCGCGGCCGTGCTGTTCCTGCTTTTGGCGCATCCGCACGGGCATTGA
- a CDS encoding cob(I)yrinic acid a,c-diamide adenosyltransferase has translation MVKLNKIYTRTGDGGETGLVDGSRAPKHDPRIAAIGEVDEANSAIGVALLHLPAASEAAAMLGRVQNELFDLGADLATPGEDFVATDMALRIVPGQIDRLEREIDAMNATLAPLTSFILPGGEPAAAHLHLARAIVRRAERAAVLAAATRSLNPLALHYLNRLSDHLFTLCRVINGAGAQDVLWAPGATRAG, from the coding sequence ATGGTCAAGCTCAACAAGATCTACACGCGCACCGGCGATGGCGGCGAGACCGGCCTCGTCGACGGATCGCGCGCCCCCAAGCATGATCCGCGCATCGCCGCGATCGGCGAGGTCGACGAGGCGAACTCGGCGATCGGCGTCGCGCTCCTCCATCTTCCGGCCGCAAGCGAGGCGGCGGCGATGCTCGGCCGGGTGCAGAACGAGCTGTTCGATCTCGGCGCCGATCTCGCCACGCCGGGCGAGGATTTCGTGGCCACCGACATGGCGTTGCGGATCGTGCCCGGCCAGATCGACCGGCTGGAGCGCGAGATCGACGCCATGAACGCGACGCTGGCGCCGCTCACGAGCTTCATCCTGCCCGGTGGCGAACCGGCCGCCGCGCATCTCCATCTCGCCCGCGCGATCGTGCGGCGGGCGGAGCGGGCGGCGGTGCTCGCGGCGGCGACGCGCTCGCTCAATCCCTTGGCGTTGCATTATCTCAACCGGTTGTCGGATCATCTGTTCACGCTCTGCCGGGTGATCAACGGCGCCGGCGCGCAGGACGTTCTCTGGGCGCCGGGGGCGACTCGGGCGGGCTGA